The Labilibaculum sp. sequence AAGCTTCGTTGCCAACATTAACCGCAATTACTGTTTCAGAATATTTTGCAGCCAGACGAATACCTTCTTGTATTTCCTTCTGGTTTGCAATGGTATTTTGAGTTAAAACTTCGGCAGGAATCGGTTCAGTTAACCATTCACAAGTTTCATGAGCACTTAATTCAGCTTTCAGCCAAATACCCAGCATTACTTTAATATCAAGCTTATTTTCTTCAATTATTCTAAGAACAGCTTTAGAATTTTCACCCGAATCGTACAGACGAATTAAATTGAAAAGAGAATCATGAAAGATCATCTGAAGATCTTCTAGAATCTGTTCATCACTTGGATTAATTGCTCCTTCTCCTCTATCAGGATGTTGGCCTGTTCTAAAACCAGAATAGCAAACCGCCTTCGAAACTCCATTTAATAAATCTTCACTTGTTTGCTTAATTTCTATGGCAGTTGTTTGTGGCAAATCTGAATCTTTTGGGGACACTTTCTTATCATTTTTACAGGAGATCAGAATGATTGAAATCACCAAAGTGATCATTATACCAGTACTCCTGTTATTTTTTACTAAGTTTTTCATAATTGTTTAGATTATAAGATATGAGATGCTAGGTGTTAGAAAAAAGTTTCTTCATTACCTTTTTGGGTTTTCGATCAACCGTAAAAAGGCCCCAATGTTTTTCCGGTTCCAAGGGTTCATGAGATCCTTTCCAAGGCTCATCAAAAGCCTCAAAAACAAAGGTTAAAACCTCTTCTTTCTCACTCCAATCAATCAAATCATTGTAATATATTTCCTGCAAATCCTGACTTACATTTCCAGGAGAAATGCCTCTTCCATTGGACATGGTAGCCCAACCGGCTTCTGTAATTACAACAGGTTTGTGAGGATACTTATCAGCAACACTGTAATAATTTTGCTTGGTGTATTCCATCGCCTCATGAATATTTTTATATTCCCACACCGGATAAGTGTGAATGGATATGAAGTCTATTTCCTCAACCAGATCTTTTAATTTATCCAGCCATGGCACATAGTTTTCGCAAAATGTTACAGGCTGTTTTGCTCCTTTTTTAATCAATTGAACGTAAGCAATCACATTTTCTATCGAAACGTAATGATCCGTCCAGTGCACCAATGCCTCATTCCCTGCTGATAAAGAAAAAATGATATCAGGAAATTCATTGGCCAATTGAATCAGCTTTTGAATCTGATTCAAATTTCTTTGCTTATTTTCATTCAATTCCTCTTCCGAATAGGAGCCTCCCCAAGGGCATCCAAAATTGTTCATTTCAGCACCTATGTAGGCACCCAGCATGACTTTAAAATCCAGATTCTCTTTGCGAATCACTTCTAAAACAAGATCTGTTTGTTCATCGCAGTCGTATAACCGAAGATATTTCCAATGATTATTCAATATTAAAAGATCTTCTTTAATCTGCTCATAAGTTGGATAAACCCCTGATTCCGGGCTTTGTCCTTCTCTGAAACCCGAATAACAAATCGCTTTTCCTGGTTCTATATTTAATGGTTCGTTTCGATTCATTCTGCAGTGGTTAATGTTGTCCCGATTCAATACATCGACTATTTCGAAAATTTCAAGTTCTCATCCTTATCCCAAATTCCCCAATAGGCTCCAACATCACCTTCATCAGAGGTTTTCCATACTTCATCGAATGATGAAAAATAGAAAATATCGATATCCTCTTCCTTAGACCACATTTGCGTGTTTATAAAATATTTAAGAGCATTTACTTTGGACGGTTCGGCACCATGAAATTTTTCACCAACATTTGGCCAGCCGGTTTCAGTAATAATTACTTTTTTCCCATTTCCGGCTTTCAGTGCACGATTGTACATGTCTTTCATATACAGATACGAATGATCAAGGCTGCAACCTTCCCAAAATGGATAACAATTGGCCAATATCACATCACAAGCTGTCGTTATTCTCGGACGGTTACCAAATTCATAATAGGCGTCAACATATCCGACAGGAATTCCCGGAAGTGCTTTTTTCACCCTATAGATGTAATCCAACAATTCATCTTCGGTTAAATCCTCACGATACAGCACCTCATTTCCAACGGCAACAATATCTGCATGTCCGGCTTTAACAACTTTAATCAAATTGGTGATTTCCTGTTCGTTAATACTTTTGTATTTTCCCAACCAAGCTCCAACCATGGTTTTCAGTCCATTTTCCTTGGCAATTTTAGGTATTAACTCATTGCCCTCGGTGCACGAAAATGACCTTACCCATTTGATGTAAGGTTTAATGATCTCAATTCTTCTCCTAATTTGCTCTTCACTAATTTCTGTGCCAGGTTCCTGATCCTCCATATATGGACTAAAACACAATCCGTGCATTCCGGAATTCAACAATCGATTGTAGAGAGATACTAATTCAGCTTCTGTTTTACCAGAAAGATCCATTCCGGCAAGAGACATTAAATATTCACTTCTTACTGACATAGGTTATAGATTAATAGGTTAGAGTTTTAAGGAAACAGTACAATCACAAAACAAATTGCAATCGTACTGTTTGTTTCAATTATTATTTTCTCCCGATTGAAAAATCGATTCTCTCCACTTCTCCACTTCGGTTAAATATCAAAGCACTTATCTCCCCATCTATTGTATTGTTTAGAATCACTTTCGTTTCTCCGGTATTAAATACAATTGTAATTTGATTTTTTTCTGCTAAAGAATAGATTACAGGAACCTTGCAGTAAGTAAAGGCTAACTGACCGCTATGAACAGCAATTTGTTTCTCCTGTCCATTCACATCGTAATAAACAAATAGCTCATCATGATTCAATATCTCCTGATCGTTAAACAAAGAAGTACCAAAAACAATCTCACCCTTTCGAACCTGGATTCCCAGCTCTGCAATTCTGGAAATAAAATCTTCTTTTACCTGACCGGTCATACCTGGTTGTTGAGCCCCGGCATGAGAAGGGGTATGAGAATAAGCATCTGTTGGAAAGGCTCCGTATAGTTTCGGTGATTTATACAATCCAATGCCTGCTTTAATTTCGTAGTAGTGATCCTTTATTTTACCAATCACTACTGGATCAGCTTCCTGTTCGATGGCATTAAAATAGCTTTCTTGTGCAGCAAGCAAGAGTTTCGAAACCATGTGCCAATAGATACTACCCAAACCTTCAAAGCCATAAAAAGTACCCGATCGACCTGTAAATGACTGATGATCGAACATCTCTTCGAAAATATCGAGCACCTTCTTTTTTTCCTCTTTAACAAGCTGTCCGTATTTATTTGTATTCAGATTATTGATCGCATTTTCCAAAACCTGGGCATTCCTAAATGTGCCATCAAAATGATAACCACCTAATTTATCTACATTCAGAATTGAAGAATCCTGATCAGCAATTAGCTGAGATAATAATTTAGATTCTTTCACCTGATTGGCAGGAATGTTATTCTTTTCTATAAACAGAGGTAACTGTCTGTTTGGATAAAGAAAATAACTGTATTGATCTTCGCGGAACAATGCACTTGCTTTTAAAGCATCCAAAATATCCAGACTTTCCTCCGCATTTAAATAACCAGAGCTTAAAACAGCAACCTGTCCTTCCAGCATTTGGGATAAATAACGAACCGAAACACTTTCCTCTGTAAACGAAATCAGATTATAAGCATGATAAAGTCCATCCTCACGTTTGTTTACTTTAATAGATTGATCCATATAAACCAAAGCCAGATTGGTGAATTCGAGCAATTCGCTCACCTTCACTGTTTTTTTCAATCCGGAAAAAGAATTGGCATAAATTCCATTTCGGTAAGTCGTTCCGGCTTCACCCAATACATCTGCGAAACGGCGTCTGTCTTCATCCGAAAATCCTCTTTCCAATAGAGATGCATTTTCAGAAAACAAATTAAAAATGCTATCCAGTAAAGTTTTCACCTCTTCAGAAATGCGGATCTCTTCTACAGAAACAGTAGCAAATTTCACAGACCAAAACTTCAGGAATCTTCTTAGGTAACACAAAGTAACCATCGAAACGCCATTACCCACCAAGGCATTGTTCGCGTCGTTCCATTCCGGACGTTGAGTATTTAACCAGATACCCGCTTCAGGAATAAAATTGCTTAGCTTCGTTAACAGAGTTACCAATATTTTTTCCGTTAAGTTGGCTTGATACAAGCCTTCCTCTCCATTTGTAAGCATGCGGGCATCAGCTCCAATCATCGCTACCCTACTTCTAATCTGATCATTCAAAGCAAAATCAAACTCGATGGTATCTTGTGGATTTTTTACAATATCCTTGTAAGATTTAATTCGATACGGAACATTTGCATACACAAAATTTTCCTTCGTAAGCAATTCATCCAACTTTTGTGGGTGATATTCATTCGATAACTCCAGGAATTTTTGCAGATAGATAATCTGATGATCTCCCCAGTACCCGATATAAGCCCATGGATCATGCGGATCCGGACATTCCCAATCGATTCCCTCTCGTGTTATTCGGTATGGATTGTAACCATCAGGAGTAGATGCATTTACAAATTTGCCAATCATTCCCTCGATAAATTCAGGATACGACAAACCCAGAGCTTCCCAGTTTTGAAAGATATCACGCCAATTTCCCTGATAATTCAATTTTGGTGAGCCATCGTCATTTTTTGTTTCAATAGAAAACTGGTTCCAAGGACGACTTGGATCTCCATGTCTTCTGCTGAATGTAAGCGGAAGATATTCATAACAGATTCTAATCAAATCAGAATTACCAGTCTTTTCAGCCTGTTGATTTAATTCGGTATAAGTAATTTTTGATGGCAATTGATCAATCCACAATTCAAATTCTTTAGCGATCAATTTATTGGTTTGCTGAACGAACAATTTAAAATCATCTGATCCCACAAAGTAATTATCAATAAAAACACCTCCCCGCATCACATTAAAAAGTGTATTTGAAAAGTGACGGGCGCAAGCCAAATCATCATTTCCTATTTGCAAACCATCGGCGTCTGCAACAATTTGAATCAAATTTTTTGTGCCCAAAGCGATATCATTGGATACTAATTCTGATATGTTCTTTTCAATATTGATAAAGTTATTTAGATTGGTAACAGCTGCACTGTTCTGATTTACTTCTGCAACAATTATCCATTCGCGCGATTCTTTTGCTGTCAATTCCAATTCTGCATTTAAAATATAAGCTCCTTTTGTTGCTCTAACATCAAATTCAGCCTCAACTGCAAAACCATCCTTAAATCGATCACATTGTTTGCTTGATAAAAGAATTTTCCTTTTGTCATTTAATCCATGCGACCATACAGTAGTTGCATTTAACGATTCACTTGGTTCAGCTCTATCAACAGGTATTGAACTCAACATATACAATCCCAGTCCACTTTCTGCAAGCAATTCACTTTTCTTATATGCGTCTAACAGATTACTGTATTCATTCTGAAAATCGTAATCTATACCGCAAGGAAGAA is a genomic window containing:
- a CDS encoding glycosyl hydrolase family 17 protein, which encodes MKNLVKNNRSTGIMITLVISIILISCKNDKKVSPKDSDLPQTTAIEIKQTSEDLLNGVSKAVCYSGFRTGQHPDRGEGAINPSDEQILEDLQMIFHDSLFNLIRLYDSGENSKAVLRIIEENKLDIKVMLGIWLKAELSAHETCEWLTEPIPAEVLTQNTIANQKEIQEGIRLAAKYSETVIAVNVGNEALVEWNDHKVDTDSIISYVQKVQKAIKQPVTVADNYEWWAAKGEKLAKAVDFISIHVYPVWEGKDIEEAMSYTIENVQKVRNALPDSKIVITEAGWATVASEFSERASEEKQKQYYNDLIKWSSEMNITTFFFEAFDEDWKGETANPLGAEKHWGLFTVDRKPKKVMESLFDK
- a CDS encoding glycosyl hydrolase family 17 protein, giving the protein MSVRSEYLMSLAGMDLSGKTEAELVSLYNRLLNSGMHGLCFSPYMEDQEPGTEISEEQIRRRIEIIKPYIKWVRSFSCTEGNELIPKIAKENGLKTMVGAWLGKYKSINEQEITNLIKVVKAGHADIVAVGNEVLYREDLTEDELLDYIYRVKKALPGIPVGYVDAYYEFGNRPRITTACDVILANCYPFWEGCSLDHSYLYMKDMYNRALKAGNGKKVIITETGWPNVGEKFHGAEPSKVNALKYFINTQMWSKEEDIDIFYFSSFDEVWKTSDEGDVGAYWGIWDKDENLKFSK